ACATCGGTTTGCCGATACGGGGCCAGCACGGTTCGCATGACATCTTCGACATGCTTGCGTTGATCGGCCTTTAGCGATGCCAGCGCGATGCCGGGACGCGGTTGACCTTGCGGGCGGAAGCGGATCGAGGCTTCTTGTTCGCCAGGCGAGCCGGTGACGGTCGCCAGTTTGCGTTGACCTTCATCCAAGGCATCGAACACCGACAGAACTGCCTTGGTTTGCGGCAAAAAGACGTTCTTATCGCTGTAACCGTTGGGGCTGTGACCGTAGTAAATCGGGCCACCGAAGGCGACGTCCGCTTGCGAATCGCCATCGCAGCGCACGGTCAGGTGATGCCCCGCGAATACCCAGGCGTATTTGCCATTGTTGGTGGGATCGCCGAACAGCGTCACCCCGCACCCTTCCAGCGAACCGGAATTGTCGAACGTGCCGCCACGGGTGAGATAGTGCATGCCTTGCTCGCCCGAGCTGATCGCCTTCAGGATGCGCTCGATGAGTTCGGTTTGCGGCTTGGTGTACACTTCTTCGATGGTCTTGCCGATGGCTCGGTTGTACATCCGCATGCGCGTCGGAGTCGCTTTGCCGTTGTTCGAGCCATGGTCAAACGGCAGCACTTCTTTTTTCTGGTCAGCAGTCAGCGTGCCGAAGAGTTCCTGAATCAGCATTTCGGCTTGGCGATCGACTTTGGCGGCAGGCTTGCTGGCCGTCGCTGGCGGGGCGGCCGTCAGCAACGACGCACCCGGTACACTGAGAAGTCCGGTCGCAACCGTTGTAGCCGCAACGGTTTGCACAAATTGGCGGCGATCCACCGACACACGCGGCGTCTCGACACAGTCGGGGCAGGCGGGAGAGGCTTGGGATTCTGGCATCATCGGCAGAGTCTCCTTCCGAGATGGTTCGGAACCGATTGGAGAGAGTAGCGGATGGGCATCCGATCGCTTCAGTGTAGGCACACCCCACGAAGCGATGCGACGAAAATTTCCCGAATTTTTCACCATCCCCGGCACGTTCGCCAGGGACTACCCTTGCCGACGCCGCAGAAGGGCTCGTCATTCATGCTCGGGACAAGATCTTTCGGGGCAATCGTCCACATCGGGCAGCGCCATGACTGGAATCCAGCGCTCAAAGGCATAAATTCCGACCGATGCCGATTCGTGGAAAATTTTCCGCACATTGGCCGGGAAAATGTCCACAAATGCATTCCTTTTCAGGGAATTTCAGTAGACATCCAATTCGGATTTCGCCATGCTTCAGTCACATGGAGGATTTTCCACACCTTGCCGAGGGATTGGCATGATGCGCGGGTGGTTGGCCGGCATTTTGGGCATCTCCGCGTTGGCCTTGGGGCATCTCTGCGGCATCGCGTCCGCTCCGCCAGATCCCTCGGAATCCGCCGTCAATCCTCCCCGTTTCCGCATTCTGGAACGACTCGATCGCGGATTGATCGCGCTGCGAACATCCGACACCCAAGTCACCCTCAGTTGGCGATTATTGGCCACCGATCCCGAATCGATCGCCTTCGAAATCGATCGGCAAATCGGTTCTCAACCTCCAACGCCCTTATGCTCTAAACCGTTGAGCCATGCGACCTTCTGGCAGGATTCGCCGCCGGATTTCGCCCAGCCGATTACCTACACGCTGCGGGCCGCCGCCCACGCCAACCCGCAAGTTCCACCTCTGGCAAAAGTGACGATACCAGCTCAATTACCGATTCAATCGTATTTGCGAGTGCCGATCCAAGTGCCCGCATCGCACACCCCCAATGATGGGTCGGTGGGCGATCTCGATGGCGATGGGCAATTGGAAATCGTCCTGAAATCGGAACAGCGCCCGCGAGATAATTCCCAACCCGGTGACACGGGGGAAACGCTGCTGGATGCCTATCGTCTGGATGGCACGCAGCTTTGGCGAATTCACCTGGGGCCGAATATCCGCGAAGGGGCCCATTACACGCAATTTTTGGTCTACGATTTCGATGGCGATGGTCGGGCGGAAGTGATGCTGAAAACCGCCGATGGCACGCGCGACGGCACCGGGCAAATCCTCGGCGATCCGCAGGCCAACCACCGCAACGAGCAGGGGTTCATTCTCACCGGACCGGAGTTTCTCACGGTTTTCGAGGGGGCCACCGGCAAGGCGCTCGCCACGGTCGATTATCTTCCGGCTCGGGGAACCGTCCGCGATTGGGGGGATGCTTACGGCAATCGCGTCGATCGATTTTTGGCCGGAGTTGCCTATCTGGATGGGGAGCGGCCCAGCGCGATTTTCTCACGCGGCTACTACACCCGTACCGTGTTGGTGGCCTGGGATTTCCGCGAGGGGAAACTCACCCGTCGCTGGACATTCGATAGCAATCGTGCCAATCGAGCCGTTGATTCCGGCGATCGCTTCGATGGACAAGGCGACCATAGTTTGAGCATTGCCGATATCGACGCCGATGGCTGCGATGAGATTATTTTCGGGGCCATGACCATCGATCACAACGGACAGCCGTGCTATTCCACGAATCTTGGCCACGGCGATGCGCTGCACGTCTCGGATTTTGATCCCGCTCGCCAAGGGCAAGAAGTCTTCAATATCCATGAAAAACGGCCTGCCGTGGGCGTGTCGTTCCGCGATGCCAAATCGGGAGCAACGCTTTGGAGCAAAGCCTCGGGCGATGTTGGACGCGGGATGATTGCCGATATCGATCCCCGCTACCCCGGTGCGGAAAGTTGGGCCGCCGGTCCAGGGCTTACGGGCGTATGGGATTGTACCGGAAAATCGATCTCGCGGCGTCGCCCCCGTGCCACTGCCTTTGTCCTTTGGTGGGATGGTGATCCGCTCCGGGAACTGCTCGATCGCAACCGCATCAGCAAATGGAATCCCGAAACGGAAAGTGAATCCACGCTGCTGGTTGCGGAAAATTGTCTGGCCAATAACGGCTCCAAAGGATCGCCCGTTCTGGTGGGCGATCTTCTGGGCGACTGGCGGGAAGAGGTGGTGCTGCGCAGTAGCGACAACCGCGAACTGCGAATCTTCACCACGCCGATCCCCACCGAGCAACGGATGGTCACGCTCCTGCACGATGCCCAATATCGCTGTGCCATCGCTTGGCAGAATGTTGGGTACAATCAGCCGCCGCATCCCAGTTTCTTTCTGGGACACGGCATGGGCAGCGCACCCTGGCCACGAATCCGCGTGCCCAGCCGGATGAACGACCGCTGATGCAACGCAAATCGATCGGCCACACCGAATCGGCGGAATCAGTCGTTGTCGGCATCATCGCCTTGCAGCACATCCGCGAAGAATGTCAGCCACTTGCTAATGCGCTCCAAATCTTGCGGGCGAGCGGGCGATGGAATCCGGAGCATCGCCGTGCGGGTCTTGCTCAACGGAATGGCATATTCCTGATACTGAATCGACGAAATGCTGACTTCTGCGGGAGAAGTCGGAGCTTCGGTCGCGGCTGGGCGGACTTTCTCCGCTTTGGGTTCGTGCAGATCAGCCGAAGTCGGCATTTCGGCTAAGGATGTGTACAGGATGCCGTTTCGCAACAGACCGCAGGTTTCCATGCTGCTGCGAAACAGCTTGGCCACTTCCGCGGCGTTGTCCGAGAGAATCCCGAAATTGTGAATCAGCGCATTGGCGAACATCGACGGAAGCGATTTGCCCGCAAACGCTTTCAGCAGTTCATCATACAACACGGGCGATCGTGCCGCCAACGCCAGCGATTCCATGCGGTCGCTGTCACTGAGCGGGTGCAAAATGCGCTTGCCAATCGCCGAGACTTTGTACACGCTGCCTTCGCGTTCCAGCAGGCCAAAGTGTGTCAATGTGCCAATCTTCGTGGTGACGGCTCCGGTGACGCCGCGATGCCCCAACGCCTCGGCAATCGCCTCGCGGCTGAAGGTGCCTTCGCCCAGATTTTGCCGCACCTGTGCGAGAAATCCCACTGCTTCTTGCAGGGCAAATGACGGGCTGCGGCGGCCGCGCTCTTTTCGATCGCTATCATCGCTCATCATGAACCTCCGTTTAGGAGTGATGATAGTTCCACGTCTTGTCTATGTCAATCTCGGTCGGGAAAAGTCCGCGATTTCGTCGCGTTGATCGCCGGCTATGTCAGAATTTCAGCGAAAGCGACCATTCAAATCGCGCGGAGCGGTCATGGTGTCGCAGGAATCGGCTGACCTTCTGCCAACTGCGCTGCTGGCATCGCCAGTCGATCGTCTGCCGATGGTTCGCTCCAGGTTTTGCCATCGCGTTGAATCGCCGTCAGTTGCAGTTGGTCGCCCAGAATCGCGCCAATCTGCACGGGAGTACGCACCGCTTTGTCATCCACCACCCGAAAGACGATGCCGCCTTCCGCCAGTTTCAGGTACGCCGCCGTGGGAATGGTCCAACTTTCCGGTAACGGGATGGCCAATTCCGCTCGCACATACATTCCCGGTCGCAAGCGACCCTCGGGGTTGGGCAGGTCCATTTCGGTGCGCAGGGTCCGCGAGCCAGCGTCCAGACTCCACGCCGTGCGGGCGACGGTCAGCGCCAGCGGTGGTTGACGCAGTGCCGGAATGTGCAGCGTCACCGGCGCGCCTTTGCGAACCAGCCCGGCATCTAACTCCGGCACCTCCACGCTGACACGCAGTTTTTCTTCTCGTGAAATCACGAAAATCGGTGAGGTCAATCCCGGCTGTAAGTAGTGGCCAGTATCCACGTTGCGCCGTGTGATGACCCCATCATACGGGGCACGCAATTGAGCGTATTGCACCATTACCTCTTGGCGTCGCAGGTCGGCGCGGGCGACTTCCCGACGCGCCTTCGCCGTGTTGACATCGGCCATGGCCCGATCGCGCTCGGCGACGCTCTTGCGAGCCACCGCCTGGGCCGTCGCCACGCGGGCAATCGCTTCTTCACGTCCCGCCACGGCCGCCTTAAACTGATTCAGCGTCTCATCTTGCGTCTGCCGATCCACAACGCCGCTTTGCACCAACATATTGATGCGATTGGATTCCGATTCCCAACGATCGTGAACCGCCTCGGCCCGTTTCAGGCCCGCTTTCGCCTCCGTTACCAATGCCTCGGCGGCGAGAATCTGCGCTTCGGCGGTGGCAAGGTGCTGATTCGCTTGTTCGATTTCCGTAAATGCTTGCTGGGTCAGGGCTTGCTTCTGTTTCAGATCTTCTTCCATTTCCGGCACCGCGATCTCGGCCAGCAGTTCCCCCGGTTCGAGCAGTTTGCCCTGGGCATCGAATTTCGGTCCTCGGACGCGCTGGTCAATGTCCACGGCAACTTTGCGGACGTAGCCCGTCACATGGGCGAAGATCGGCGTCTCTTCGTCCGCTCGAATGGTGCCAGGCTGTTCCACGCGCCGCACGAGCGATAGCTTCTTCGGCGAAATAACGGAAATCGTTGGCCCAGAAGCGGTTGCGCTGGTTGCCGTGGTTGTCGATGGCGTCCCGGAGCCGGCCCGCTGGCAACCTGCGGTCCAAAGCAGCAATAGCCCCAATCCCACGCTCCAAACGATCTTTGAATCGGACATGCTCGATTGCTCCGCGATGAATTCAAACGGTCGT
This DNA window, taken from Tuwongella immobilis, encodes the following:
- a CDS encoding efflux RND transporter periplasmic adaptor subunit, with the translated sequence MSDSKIVWSVGLGLLLLWTAGCQRAGSGTPSTTTATSATASGPTISVISPKKLSLVRRVEQPGTIRADEETPIFAHVTGYVRKVAVDIDQRVRGPKFDAQGKLLEPGELLAEIAVPEMEEDLKQKQALTQQAFTEIEQANQHLATAEAQILAAEALVTEAKAGLKRAEAVHDRWESESNRINMLVQSGVVDRQTQDETLNQFKAAVAGREEAIARVATAQAVARKSVAERDRAMADVNTAKARREVARADLRRQEVMVQYAQLRAPYDGVITRRNVDTGHYLQPGLTSPIFVISREEKLRVSVEVPELDAGLVRKGAPVTLHIPALRQPPLALTVARTAWSLDAGSRTLRTEMDLPNPEGRLRPGMYVRAELAIPLPESWTIPTAAYLKLAEGGIVFRVVDDKAVRTPVQIGAILGDQLQLTAIQRDGKTWSEPSADDRLAMPAAQLAEGQPIPATP
- a CDS encoding rhamnogalacturonan lyase, with the translated sequence MMRGWLAGILGISALALGHLCGIASAPPDPSESAVNPPRFRILERLDRGLIALRTSDTQVTLSWRLLATDPESIAFEIDRQIGSQPPTPLCSKPLSHATFWQDSPPDFAQPITYTLRAAAHANPQVPPLAKVTIPAQLPIQSYLRVPIQVPASHTPNDGSVGDLDGDGQLEIVLKSEQRPRDNSQPGDTGETLLDAYRLDGTQLWRIHLGPNIREGAHYTQFLVYDFDGDGRAEVMLKTADGTRDGTGQILGDPQANHRNEQGFILTGPEFLTVFEGATGKALATVDYLPARGTVRDWGDAYGNRVDRFLAGVAYLDGERPSAIFSRGYYTRTVLVAWDFREGKLTRRWTFDSNRANRAVDSGDRFDGQGDHSLSIADIDADGCDEIIFGAMTIDHNGQPCYSTNLGHGDALHVSDFDPARQGQEVFNIHEKRPAVGVSFRDAKSGATLWSKASGDVGRGMIADIDPRYPGAESWAAGPGLTGVWDCTGKSISRRRPRATAFVLWWDGDPLRELLDRNRISKWNPETESESTLLVAENCLANNGSKGSPVLVGDLLGDWREEVVLRSSDNRELRIFTTPIPTEQRMVTLLHDAQYRCAIAWQNVGYNQPPHPSFFLGHGMGSAPWPRIRVPSRMNDR
- a CDS encoding DUF3500 domain-containing protein; the protein is MMPESQASPACPDCVETPRVSVDRRQFVQTVAATTVATGLLSVPGASLLTAAPPATASKPAAKVDRQAEMLIQELFGTLTADQKKEVLPFDHGSNNGKATPTRMRMYNRAIGKTIEEVYTKPQTELIERILKAISSGEQGMHYLTRGGTFDNSGSLEGCGVTLFGDPTNNGKYAWVFAGHHLTVRCDGDSQADVAFGGPIYYGHSPNGYSDKNVFLPQTKAVLSVFDALDEGQRKLATVTGSPGEQEASIRFRPQGQPRPGIALASLKADQRKHVEDVMRTVLAPYRQTDVDEVMEIIRTTGGMDAIHLAFYRDKTSTDDKPWHFWRLEGPGIVWNFRVLPHVHTFVQVARKSI